The sequence below is a genomic window from Candidatus Effluviviaceae Genus I sp..
GTCATCATGAAGACCCTCACGCTCATCACGATCGGGGTCATGTTCCCGACCTTCGTCGTGAGCGCGTTCTCCATGAACGTGCCCCTTCCGTGGAACCTCAAAGACAGCCCGCTGGCCTTCTACGGGATCCTCGTCCTTGGCGGCATCTCGGTGATGATCGTGCTCGCGCTCCAGCGGATGAAGAAGTGGTGAGGACGTCTGCAGCCGTCGCCGGCGCTCTCCTCATCCTCCTGACCCTGGGCGGGTTCGGCGAGCTGCCCGAGAGCTGCCGCGAGTTCGCCGCGACCGGCGACCCCGAGGTGAGACCGTGAGGCCCACGCGCATCGTGCTCCTGCTCGCGACGGCAGCCGCGCTCGCGCGGCCCGCGGCCGCTCAGAGCGACCGCACGGAGGAGGAGCGGCGGCGCCTCGAGGCCCTGAGGTCGCTTCCGTACCTCCAGCGGACGCAGGAGAGGACGGACCCGAAGGAGCGCGGTGTCACGCTCCACGACCGCGCGGCCGCCTGGCCGGGCTTCACGCTCTACAACGGGCCGATGCGCGCGGTGCTCGTGGACATGGACGGGAGCGAGATCCACGAGTGGAAGAACGACGCCCTCAGTGAGTGGGAGTACGCCGAGATGCTCCCGAACGGCGATCTCATCGTGATCCTCGCGCGCCGCAGCATCTCGCGGCTCGACTGGCACGGGCGGCTTCTCTGGGAGCGGAAGCTCTCGGCGCACCACGACTTCTGCTTCCTGCCCGGCGGCGACATCGCCGTGCTCGTGCACGAGAAGGTCTTCGTCCCGGAGATCGCCGACACGCCCATCGAGTCCGACGGCATCGCGCGGATCTCGCCCGAGGGCGAGATCACGGCGTTCTGGCACCTCCACGAGCACCGGCGCGAGCTCGCGCGCTGGTGCCCGCCCGAGGCGCTCACGAGCATCTCGGCGAACGTCCCGGAGGACGACTGGTCGCACTCGAACACGATCGAGGTCGTCATCGAGACGCCCACGGCCTCGTCCGTCCCGGCGTTCCGTCCTGACAACCTGCTGATCTGCGTGCGGAACCTCGACTTCGTGGGGATCATCGACGCCGAGTCGGGGGAGATCGTGTGGGGATGGGGACCGGG
It includes:
- a CDS encoding aryl-sulfate sulfotransferase, with product MRPTRIVLLLATAAALARPAAAQSDRTEEERRRLEALRSLPYLQRTQERTDPKERGVTLHDRAAAWPGFTLYNGPMRAVLVDMDGSEIHEWKNDALSEWEYAEMLPNGDLIVILARRSISRLDWHGRLLWERKLSAHHDFCFLPGGDIAVLVHEKVFVPEIADTPIESDGIARISPEGEITAFWHLHEHRRELARWCPPEALTSISANVPEDDWSHSNTIEVVIETPTASSVPAFRPDNLLICVRNLDFVGIIDAESGEIVWGWGPGELDHPHQPTLLPNGNLLVFDNGFFRGWSRVVEYDPVRETIVWEYRADPPQDFFSMGRGSSQKLPNGNVLITDSTHGRVFEVTAEGRLVWTFFNPDREHEKRGTFYRSIRYPVTLVHALLAKHAAGNE